Proteins found in one Plectropomus leopardus isolate mb chromosome 9, YSFRI_Pleo_2.0, whole genome shotgun sequence genomic segment:
- the LOC121948526 gene encoding uncharacterized protein LOC121948526, with protein MAAEEEEALKNYCRRMISRAQNKQQHLQSSEEDRRRQTYRGARRRTDRERHVKAGDELRDDGDSTVPLPDYTPRDHQTPPCLTRQGPEVQPVPLQLLSMLRLKTLNEDMRRAAEVELHDPAVCSECVEEKASLALRSFIRRKTQLQFPTLKGRLNTHLSCGECAQWGSLCKSAPMPLTGFGRNYLVEMCGSQQPGVALATTKERGVTLATDEMRGYPDKNATGTHLARPRCPFSDR; from the exons atggCGGCGGAGGAGGAAGAAGCCCTAAAAAATTACTGCAGAAGAATGATATCTCGtgcccaaaacaaacagcagcatctCCAGTCctcagaggaggacaggaggagacagacatACAGAGGAGCCAGAAGGAGGACCGACCGTGAGAGACACGTTAAAGCCGGGGATGAGTTAAGAGATGACGGAGACAGTACTGTCCCTCTCCCAGACTACACACCACGAGACCACCAGACCCCCCCGTGTCTCACACGTCAAGGTCCTGAAGTCCAGCCTGTCCCCCTTCAACTCCTCTCAATGCTGAGGCTGAAAACTCTCAACGAGGACATGAGACGG GCTGCAGAGGTGGAGCTCCATGATCCTGCTGTCTGCAGTGAGTGTGTGGAGGAAAAGGCTTCTCTGGCCTTGAGAAGTTTTATCAGGAGGAAGACACAACTGCAGTTCCCAACGCTGAAGGGCAGACTAAATACACACTTGAGCTGTGGA GAGTGTGCACAGTGGGGGAGTTTATGCAAAAGCGCTCCGATGCCCCTCACTGGATTTGGGAGGAACTACTTGGTGGAAATGTGCGGGTCACAGCAACCTGGGGTTGCCTTAGCAACGACTAAGGAACGTGGAGTTACCCTGGCAACAGATGAAATGAGGGGTTACCCTGACAAAAACGCTACAGGAACTCATTTAGCAAGACCTCGCTGTCCTTTTTCAGACAGATAG